GGGCTCAGGTATGGGGGCTCCCTGTCCTGCTACACAggagaggggaaactgaggcacaatTTTGGGGTGTCAACAGCCGCCCCCCAACCCCTGCAGGGCATTTTCCTGGTGTACGACATCAGCAGTGAGCGCTCCTACCAGCACATCGTGAAGTGGGCCAGCGACGTGGATGAGGTGGGGGTTCCTGAGGGGAGGTCTGGGGGTTCCCCAGCCGTGTGTTGGGGGGTCCTTACACTGTTCCCCCACCCAGTACGCACCCGATGGCGTCCAGAAAATCCTAATCGGGAACAAGGCGGACGAGGAGCACAAGAGGCAAGTGCCCAAAGAGCAAGGGCTGCAGGTGAGCGGGGGCTGCTGTGTGCCCCCCCCAGGGGCAGGAcccctcctgcacccccagcatggccagcctctccctgagcccccccccCCGCACTCGGGACCCCGacagccctcctgcagccctaCCTCTATCTGGGACCCCCAAgcctccccagtccctcccagcatgAGCAGGGACCCCCCCATCCTCTTGCAGTCTGTACCcaggcaccccaaaaccagctccCCCAGTGCCCGGGAACCCTCTTTCCCTCCATCTCTGCAGTGGTTGTGCACCGCCAAGGCTCCCTCTTCCCCACTTGCAAAATGTTCAGAGACCCCTAACCTCTCCAGCAAGGTCTCCTGTACCCCTGAAGCACACAGTGACCTCCTTGGTGTCCCCCTTGGGACCTCTTGACCCCCAAAGCACCCAGTACACCTCCCTACAATCCCAGCATGGCCAGACCCTCCACAAGCCCCCCCTGCATTCCACATGGGCCCCAacagccctcctgcagccctaCCCATAtccagggacccccccccaaacaTCCCTACCTGTATCCAGTGACCCCTCATGCTCCTGCAGTTTGAACCCAGGGACCACTGAcctccccctgcagctccagagcatcCAGGAAACCCCTTTACTGCCCAGTGCTACCCCAGGGTGTCCAACAATCCCCAATTCCTCCCAGTACCCCTCTCAGTGACCTCTGAACCCCAAAGCATCCAGCACCCCTCCCAGGGCCCCCTGCACCCACCACCCAACCCAGGTGTGCCCCTATGCCAGCCCCCCCCACAGCTCTCCTGTCTGTCCGTGCCCGGCTGTTCACATTCCAGAGAGGGGGGCAGGGGTATTGAATCCCCCCTCCTCCCAAATCATGCTAccccccctccctgccaaactcctggtgctgcagctggccaGGGAATACGGGATGGATTTCTACGAGACCAGTGCCTGCAGCAACCTcaacatcaaggaggtatgagGAGACTGGGGCAGGGGGGTTCTGAGGGGgttggggctggcctggggggCCTGGAGAGGTCAGGGGGTATTGGAGGGGTCCCCCAGGTTCACCCCACCCCTCTCCCGCAGTCCTTCACACGGCTGAcggagctggtgctgcaggcacaCCGCAAGGAGCTGGACGAGCTGCGGGGGCTGCCCCGCGCCCCCACCCTGGCTCGGCTGGAGGAGGacgagcagcagcccctggggagcGAGGACACCCCCAAAACGTGCTGGTGTTGAAGGCTGGGACCCCCCGACCCCTCCTCCTCAGGCTGTGTCAGGGGGCATGGTAGGGGCAGGATTGAGGCAGCCCCCACAGAGTGGGGAGCGACatgggacacccccagggacagggaacgTGGCAAGGGGGGCCCCCCCATCCTGGCACCTGTGCCCTCCTCAGCTCGCGGGTAGGGTGGGGGCTGTCCAGGCACTGTgtgcccaccctgtgccaccccatGCCCGTGGGACCCCCGGTTTTACACAGTGGTTTGCAGAATAAAGGTGATGCTGGAGGGGCTGGTGGTCTGTGTGCTCCAGGGGGGCTGTGGGCAAGATGCCatggcagcaggcacagcctgggcatgGACACTCGAGTGGTGATCAATAATTGAGGGTGATCTGGGGCTGCCAGCATGGTGTCCCCTTTCCAGGCTGGtcacagggacatggggcaTGATGCCCATGGAGTGCCATGGCCACCACCACAGCCTGCCAGGCtaccagctctgccccagctgtgggaaCAGGGTTGGAAAACTTGGTGGCAGCACTGGGATGAGCCAGCAGCGGGATggtgatgggctgggatgggtggTTACTGGGATGATGGTGGGCACTAAGATAGTCGAACCTACTGGGATCTAGGTGGACACCAGGATGCTGCCAGGCGCTTGGATGGGCACCACAGGACCATGGTAGGCACCACAGCAGATAGGCCCAAGGGTGGAGCTGGTACTGGGACCAGTGGGCCCCAGGACtagtgggcactgggatgggcagcaCAGGAGGCCCCAGAAGTGATGCCATGGCAGCACCAGGCAAGGAGGAGTACTGGGACACTTgtcccctcctcctctgccccacagagccccagctcccagatTCCTGTTATTCCCTGACTCCCGTTATTCCCCAACTCTCACCGCCATTCCCAACCCTCGGGAACATGCCATTCTAGGCTGGGAGCATCCCACACCCCGCAGGCAGCAGGATGAGCAGCCGCAGCGCGCCGTGCCATGAATTATTGAGGCAGGTAGAGCATCGCCTTGGCCCCGTGCCACCTTCCTCCTTCCATGGGTGGGACGGGCGGCTCAGGTTTCTCCTGAGCTGCGGCGGGGCCTGGAGACCTTTGGACCATGACGTGAGCACCGGGAAGCCCTTAAGAGGCGGCGCAGGGCACGGGGCACAAGCAGCCGCACGCCTGCAGCCATGACCGTCCCCATCGCCAAGTCCTTCTATGACCTGAGCGCCACCTCCTTGCAGGGGGAGAAAGTGGATTTTGGTGTTTTCCGGGGCCGCGTGGTCCTGATCGAGAACGTGGCTTCGCTCTGAGGCACCACGGTGCGGGATTACACCCAGCTCAACCAACTCCAAGCCCGCTACCCCCGGCGGCTGGTCGTGCTGGGCTTCCCCTGTAACCAGTTTGGATACCAGGTAAGTCCTATGGGCCACGAGGCAGGGGGTGAGGAGCTGGGAAACACAGGGCTCTGGATTTCTCCTTCCCCGCCACAGGAGAACGGCACCAACGAGGAGATCCTCAACACCCTGAAGCACGTGCGGCCCGGGGGTGGCTTTGAGCCCAACTTCACCCTGTTCCAGAAGTGCCAGGTGAACGGGAGTGACACCCATCCCGTGTTCGCCTACCTCAAGGCTCACCTGCCCGCACCGGCCGACGAGCCCGCACATCTGATGGCCGAGCCCCGCTTCGTCGTCTGGAGCCCTGTGCGGCGCTCCGACATCTCCTGGAATTTTGAGAAGTTCCTGGTGGGGCCTGAGGGGGAACCGTTCCGGCGCTACAGCCCCCGTGTGCccacagctcagctggagcCCGACATCCAGCGTCTCCTCAAGCTGGCCAAGTAATCCTAGCTCCAGTGTGATCCTGGCTCTGGTGTGATCCTGGCTCTGGTGTCACCCCGGGGTGGCCCCAGCTCTCCGCAGAGTGACAGCCCCCTCTGAAACCTCCACGGGGAGGGGGCTTGATGGGGCAGAGGGTTGGAGCCGCCGGGGCGGCGTGGGCTGGTGGCAATAAATGAGCCGCAGGGAGCGTGCCTGGATCCACGTGGTTTTTGAGAGTGTAAATGGATCCGTGAGGTTTTTGGAAACATGTGGTTTTTAGGGGGAACAGGAAGGAGGATACAGCCCTGAAAGGCCAGATCCAGGAAATGGAGGCTCAGGGATAGgtgggtgccaggctggctgcacCCAGTTCCCCATGGGTGTTGCTGGGGCCGGGTGCCAAGAGCAACACTTCACCTACCCCAGGGCAGTGATTTCCCACACCCAGCTCCTTCCCGCCTCAGGAATAGGGAattcccagcagggcagggccaggttccaaaccccagggcagggcaaagTGACCCAAACCAATTCTGTGGGAAGGGAAAATGATCCAAGTCCTTTCTCTGCAGGGTTTAGGAGAGCACTGGAAAGTGCAGTTCTCCACTGCACTCTCCAGTGCTGGGAAGGGCCAAGGAGGAATTCCACAGGTTCCTGGGATGGAAAAAGTCTCCTGCATCAGTTCCCAAAACCCTTCACCAACTACAGGGGGTGAAGCCCACTCCCAAAATactcctgcctgtgccaccaAGCTGTCACACATCACATTTATTACCCCACATACGAGGGCTCCtgaggtgggatggggtgggaatCCCTTTGGATCCTGTTTTAGGGACCCTTTTATGTCTTCAGCACACAGGAGCTTGGAATGTGGCACTGCATCCCATCCTTGCAGTCAGGGTCAAAGCCAAAAAGCTCCAGAAACATGGGAGCATCCAGTGTTGGGTATTCACTGCATCCAGGTTGGAAGTTTGGAGGGGCAAATCATGTCAGGGACTGTGTGGTCCCCATAAATACagtgccagggatccagggatctcccagagctcctgaaaGCTCATCCTGGGACACACATGGGGATCAGAACAGCGGGGTCATCTGGCGAGGGTCATCAGGCAGGATGCTGATGGAATCCTCTGCACGgccacagagcaggcacagcatGGTATAttcctgggggaaggaaaagggggggcTGGAAAAAGGggggctgccacagccctgctcccccacaGGGAAACTCGAGCCAGATCTGGTACCCGATCCCCGATTGCAATCAGAGCCAGGGGATCTCGTTTCCAGCCCCACTGGCTCCCCTGAGCCCTttttccagccctttgctgcatAGGAGATGTGCCAGGAATGAGGAATGGGGGTCACAGCCCCCTCCCATCACCCACATTCCCATGCCAGGTGAGCTGGGCTTCCTCCACAAGGCACAGACTGGTGCTGGGGGGTCTCCAGGTAGCCCTGAACACGGGGATGGGGCTCTGAATCCTTCAAGGCTCTGTCCCAGGGAAGGTGGGAATCAGCCCATGGAAGGATgggtctggaattccagagACAGAGTTGGGAAGGGCTTTTGGGGGACAAGAGACAAACCTGGTAGTCATCCACCACGCTGAAGGTGTACTCATGGCGTGCAATCAGGTGGTGGCAGTTCTTGCACAGGTCTGTGGGGCAGAGGACAGTGGGGTGAGAGGACAAGGACACTGTCCCTGGGGTATCCCCCCAGTCCCAATCTCTTGGGACAAGCCCCAATCCTCCATGCTTGCCCTTGTTCCCAGGGCATAGACGTCCCAGTCCTTAAAACATCAagcccccaaaactccccccaCAGCAACTCACCCCCCGTTAATGCCCATCAGTAGCTCCCTGATACTCCCTCTAAAACCTGAGACCTCCTCCCTGGGCATCCACCATTTCCACCCTCAGGGATCCCCCAAATATCGGGGCCCCAAATTTTCCCTACTCAAACTAATCCTCCCTTAGGCCTCCCCCTCCTTTGACCTCTGAGCCCCCCCACCCCATCACGCCCCAGCCCTCGAGAGCCCCCACGCCCCAGGAGTCCTTCCCAGCCCTCAAGACCCCCCCCAGAAT
The Agelaius phoeniceus isolate bAgePho1 chromosome 6, bAgePho1.hap1, whole genome shotgun sequence DNA segment above includes these coding regions:
- the RAB15 gene encoding ras-related protein Rab-15 isoform X2, which produces MAKQYDVLFRLLLLGDSGVGKTCLLCRFTDNQFHPAHISTIGVDFKMKTIEVDGIKVRIQIWDTAGQERYQTITKQYYRRAQGIFLVYDISSERSYQHIVKWASDVDEYAPDGVQKILIGNKADEEHKRQVPKEQGLQLAREYGMDFYETSACSNLNIKESFTRLTELVLQAHRKELDELRGLPRAPTLARLEEDEQQPLGSEDTPKTCWC
- the RAB15 gene encoding ras-related protein Rab-15 isoform X3, with amino-acid sequence MKTIEVDGIKVRIQIWDTAGQERYQTITKQYYRRAQGIFLVYDISSERSYQHIVKWASDVDEYAPDGVQKILIGNKADEEHKRQVPKEQGLQLAREYGMDFYETSACSNLNIKESFTRLTELVLQAHRKELDELRGLPRAPTLARLEEDEQQPLGSEDTPKTCWC
- the GPX2 gene encoding glutathione peroxidase 2 isoform X1, whose amino-acid sequence is MAGSIPHPAGSRMSSRSAPCHELLRQGEKVDFGVFRGRVVLIENVASLUGTTVRDYTQLNQLQARYPRRLVVLGFPCNQFGYQENGTNEEILNTLKHVRPGGGFEPNFTLFQKCQVNGSDTHPVFAYLKAHLPAPADEPAHLMAEPRFVVWSPVRRSDISWNFEKFLVGPEGEPFRRYSPRVPTAQLEPDIQRLLKLAK
- the GPX2 gene encoding glutathione peroxidase 2 isoform X3, encoding MTVPIAKSFYDLSATSLQGEKVDFGVFRGRVVLIENVASLUGTTVRDYTQLNQLQARYPRRLVVLGFPCNQFGYQENGTNEEILNTLKHVRPGGGFEPNFTLFQKCQVNGSDTHPVFAYLKAHLPAPADEPAHLMAEPRFVVWSPVRRSDISWNFEKFLVGPEGEPFRRYSPRVPTAQLEPDIQRLLKLAK
- the CHURC1 gene encoding protein Churchill isoform X1, whose translation is MCGGCVGTEYPERGTTCLEGGSFLLNFVGCAQCGRRDFVLVSNRAEGLQDGEEIVTYDHLCKNCHHLIARHEYTFSVVDDYQSLEGFRAPSPCSGLPGDPPAPVCALWRKPSSPGMGMWVMGGGCDPHSSFLAHLLCSKGLEKGLRGASGAGNEIPWL